One genomic region from bacterium encodes:
- a CDS encoding CvpA family protein: MSPFDLIIIAALIWFVYQGAKTGMAKELIGLTGWLIAVLVALKYGGWAGANAENLLPAIKAVPTRVSGFIIALLGTHLCFRVFGFMLRKLVGDKGQSFLDKAGGGVIGFVRGAFIISIIALAINSLELGPRFEDYQQRSSLFPHMSRFAQLVVDKVVAPERGARKSSDQDMSRQ, from the coding sequence ATGAGTCCGTTTGACCTCATCATCATCGCCGCCCTGATCTGGTTCGTCTACCAGGGAGCCAAAACCGGAATGGCCAAAGAATTGATCGGCCTGACCGGCTGGCTCATCGCCGTGCTCGTGGCCCTCAAATACGGCGGTTGGGCGGGCGCCAACGCGGAAAACCTGCTGCCTGCTATCAAGGCCGTGCCCACCCGGGTGAGCGGCTTTATCATCGCCTTGCTGGGCACCCACCTCTGCTTCCGCGTGTTCGGCTTCATGCTCCGCAAACTGGTCGGCGACAAGGGGCAAAGTTTTCTGGACAAAGCCGGCGGCGGAGTGATCGGTTTTGTCCGCGGGGCTTTTATCATCAGTATTATCGCGCTGGCCATCAACAGCCTCGAACTGGGCCCCCGGTTCGAAGACTATCAGCAGCGCTCCTCCCTTTTTCCGCACATGTCTCGCTTCGCCCAACTCGTGGTCGACAAAGTTGTGGCCCCCGAGCGGGGGGCGCGGAAATCTTCTGATCAGGACATGTCGCGGCAATGA
- a CDS encoding GatB/YqeY domain-containing protein — protein MSLLDRLTEDMKSAMKSGETVRLGTIRLLRGQIKDAAIDKRADLTDDEELGVLANAAKKRREAIQAYQDAGRLDLAAKEEAELAVIQSYLPAALSVAEVEAIVDRALAEAGAQTIRDLGKVMPLVMNQTKGRADGKMVSEMVRRKLSL, from the coding sequence ATGAGTCTTCTCGACCGACTCACTGAGGATATGAAATCAGCCATGAAATCAGGCGAAACGGTGCGTCTCGGCACGATCCGCCTGTTGCGTGGTCAGATCAAGGATGCTGCGATCGATAAACGCGCCGACCTGACTGATGATGAGGAATTGGGTGTCCTTGCCAATGCCGCCAAAAAGCGTCGTGAAGCCATTCAAGCCTACCAGGATGCCGGCCGTCTCGATCTCGCCGCCAAGGAAGAGGCCGAACTGGCCGTGATCCAGAGTTATCTCCCCGCGGCCCTGAGCGTTGCCGAAGTGGAAGCGATTGTCGACCGGGCCCTTGCGGAAGCGGGCGCCCAAACGATCCGCGACCTCGGCAAGGTGATGCCTCTGGTGATGAACCAGACCAAGGGGAGGGCGGACGGCAAAATGGTCAGCGAAATGGTGCGCCGGAAACTGAGTCTGTAG